The following coding sequences lie in one Lolium perenne isolate Kyuss_39 chromosome 2, Kyuss_2.0, whole genome shotgun sequence genomic window:
- the LOC127331066 gene encoding probable inorganic phosphate transporter 1-4 — translation MARELKVLGALDAAKTQWYHFTAIVIAGMGFFTDAYDLFSISLVTKLLGRIYYFDPSSATPGSLPPNVSAAVNGVAFCGTLTGQLFFGWLGDKMGRKKVYGMTLMIMVLCCVASGLSFGSSANGVMATLCFFRFWLGFGIGGDYPLSATIMSEYANKRTRGAFIAAVFAMQGFGNLTGGIVAIIVSSAFKEQFDAPAYRDDRAGSTVPQADYAWRIVLMFGAVPALLTYYWRMKMPETARYTALVAKNTKQATSDMARVLNMELAAEEPEMKAEHGRREQFGLFSKEFARRHGHHLLGTTVCWFVLDIAFYSQNLFQKDIYTAVEWLPRADTMNALQEMFKISRAQTLVALCGTIPGYWFTVFLIDVVGRFAIQLGGFFFMTAFMLGLAVPYHHWTTPGNHVGFVVMFSFTFFFANFGPNSTTFIVPAEIFPARLRSTCHGISAAAGKAGAIVGSFGFLYAAQSTDPARTDAGYPPGIGVRNSLFVLAGCNVVGFLFTFLVPESKGKSLEELSGEHDEEDEPGTSSTTTNPQMT, via the coding sequence GCTTCTTCACCGACGCCTACGACCTCTTCTCCATCTCCCTCGTCACCAAGCTCCTGGGCCGCATCTACTACTTCGACCCGAGCTCCGCCACGCCGGGTTCCCTCCCACCCAACGTCTCTGCCGCCGTCAACGGCGTAGCCTTCTGTGGCACCCTCACTGGCCAGCTCTTCTTCGGCTGGCTCGGCGACAAGATGGGACGGAAGAAGGTCTACGGCATGACGCTCATGATCATGGTGCTCTGCTGCGTCGCCTCTGGCCTGTCTTTCGGGTCGAGTGCAAACGGGGTCATGGCCACGCTCTGCTTCTTTCGCTTCTGGCTCGGCTTCGGCATCGGCGGCGACTACCCGCTCTCGGCGACCATCATGTCCGAGTACGCCAACAAGCGCACCCGCGGCGCGTTCATCGCCGCCGTTTTCGCCATGCAAGGGTTCGGCAACCTTACGGGCGGCATCGTCGCCATTATTGTTTCTTCGGCATTCAAGGAGCAGTTTGACGCGCCGGCGTACAGGGACGATCGTGCGGGCTCAACGGTTCCACAGGCCGACTATGCGTGGCGCATCGTCCTCATGTTCGGCGCCGTCCCGGCGCTGCTGACCTACTACTGGCGCATGAAGATGCCGGAGACGGCGCGCTACACGGCACTCGTCGCTAAGAACACCAAGCAGGCCACGTCGGACATGGCGCGGGTGCTCAACATGGAGCTCGCCGCGGAAGAGCCAGAGATGAAGGCGGAGCACGGCCGGCGCGAGCAGTTCGGGCTCTTCTCCAAGGAGTTTGCGAGGCGGCATGGCCATCACCTGCTGGGCACGACGGTGTGCTGGTTCGTGCTGGACATCGCCTTCTACTCGCAGAACCTGTTCCAGAAGGACATCTACACGGCCGTGGAGTGGCTGCCCAGGGCGGACACCATGAACGCGCTGCAGGAGATGTTCAAGATCTCGCGCGCGCAGACGCTGGTGGCGCTGTGCGGCACCATCCCTGGGTACTGGTTCACCGTGTTCCTCATCGACGTGGTGGGCCGCTTCGCCATCCAGCTGGGCGGCTTCTTCTTCATGACGGCGTTCATGCTCGGCCTCGCCGTGCCGTACCACCACTGGACGACGCCAGGGAACCACGTCGGCTTCGTGGTCATGTTCTCCTTCACCTTCTTCTTCGCCAACTTCGGGCCCAACTCCACCACCTTCATCGTGCCGGCCGAGATCTTCCCGGCGCGGCTGCGGTCGACGTGCCACGGGATCTCCGCGGCGGCCGGGAAGGCGGGCGCCATCGTCGGGTCCTTTGGGTTTCTGTACGCTGCGCAGAGCACGGATCCTGCCAGGACGGACGCCGGGTACCCGCCGGGAATCGGCGTCCGTAACTCCCTGTTCGTGCTCGCCGGGTGCAACGTGGTCGGGTTCCTTTTCACATTCCTCGTGCCGGAGTCCAAGGGGAAATCGCTGGAGGAGCTCTCTGGGGAGCACGATGAGGAGGATGAGCCAGGGACGTCGTCCACAACAACCAATCCCCAAATGACATAG